From a region of the Mercurialis annua linkage group LG1-X, ddMerAnnu1.2, whole genome shotgun sequence genome:
- the LOC126664914 gene encoding uncharacterized protein LOC126664914, with translation MQQIFLQFPNSALQTLTLNSTQTPTLQDLKLSLFPDDNQNLSSFYFTINGKPLCDSTLIPNPQITPLSTLILHSRLLGGGGDGGATGAESRDCYLNMYAEKKPDKVDPNEQRLSKWLNCALSNEPLKQPCVIDKLGNVFNKEALVEALIGKKLPKEFWYIKGLKDMINIKLEPIPGEKEGLYNARFHCPVTDLEFHGKYKFFALKKCGHVLSAKALKEVKSSACLVCYKEFEECDKIVINGSDEEVSVLRERLDEERLKVKDKKSKKVKNGELGVNGGDDYVGLDSSRLIGKKHGIADSKGVEKAVGKVEGNDKVEKVKGATNAGGALKKFKASDIAPANANKEVYASIFTSSKKKDFKETYMCRSLPLGRN, from the coding sequence ATGCAACAAATCTTCCTTCAATTCCCAAACTCTGCTCtacaaaccctaaccctaaataGCACACAAACCCCAACTCTCCAAGATCTCAAGCTCTCTCTTTTCCCCGATGACAATCAAAATCTCTCATCTTTCTACTTCACTATCAATGGAAAACCTCTCTGCGATTCAACCCTTATCCCAAATCCCCAGATTACCCCTCTTTCCACCCTAATTTTACACTCCCGTCTCCTGGGCGGCGGTGGCGATGGCGGCGCAACGGGTGCCGAGTCACGTGACTGTTATCTTAATATGTATGCAGAGAAAAAACCTGATAAAGTTGACCCAAATGAGCAAAGACTCTCGAAGTGGCTTAATTGTGCTTTATCCAATGAGCCCTTAAAGCAGCCATGTGTAATTGATAAGCTTGGTAATGTTTTTAATAAGGAAGCTTTAGTAGAGGCTTTGATTGGTAAGAAATTGCCTAAGGAGTTTTGGTATATAAAGGGTTTGAAGGATATGATCAATATTAAGTTGGAACCAATTCCTGGTGAGAAGGAGGGGTTGTATAATGCTAGGTTTCATTGTCCCGTAACGGATTTAGAGTTTCATGGGaagtataaatttttcgctttgaAGAAATGTGGCCATGTTCTGAGTGCTAAGGCATTGAAGGAGGTGAAATCATCCGCTTGTTTGGTTTGTTATAAGGAATTCGAGGAATGTGATAAGATTGTGATAAATGGAAGCGATGAGGAGGTGTCGGTTTTGAGGGAGAGATTGGATGAGGAGAGGTTGAAAGTTAAAGATAAGAAGTCAAAGAAGGTGAAGAATGGGGAATTGGGTGTTAATGGAGGAGATGACTATGTTGGTTTGGATTCGTCGCGGTTGATAGGTAAGAAGCATGGGATTGCTGATAGCAAGGGTGTTGAGAAGGCTGTTGGTAAAGTTGAAGGGAATGACAAGGTTGAGAAGGTGAAAGGGGCGACCAATGCCGGTGGTGCTCTAAAGAAATTTAAGGCATCTGATATAGCGCCTGCTAATGCAAATAAAGAGGTGTATGCATCCATTTTTACTTCTTCCAAAAAGAAGGATTTTAAGGAGACATATATGTGTCGGTCACTCCCACTCGGTAGGAACTGA
- the LOC126659772 gene encoding uncharacterized protein LOC126659772, which produces MLEQLLIFTRGGLILWTCNELGNALKGSPIDTLIRSCLLEERSGAASFNYDVSGASYTLKWTFHNDLGLVFVAVYQKILHLLYVDELLAMVKLAFSDIYDPKRMEYNDFDETFRQLRKEAEARAEELKKSKQVGKALNDSKKQVQVRKGGFDGGNKKSVSNDAGDGDGDGKGKAYKLENGHSNGNVVDNERSRAGVVSANGKENASSNISAFDVSKLQKRGKGAKKTDTVISMGPKVDPKKKIAKKNRVWDDSPKESKLDFTDPVENGHENMEVVETNHGESMMDKEEIVSSDSESEEEMGKETKPDAKKKGWFASMFQSIAGKANLEKSDLEPALKALKDRLMTKNVAEEIAEKLCESVAASLEGKKLGSFTRISSTVQTAMEEALVRILTPRRSIDILRDVHAAKEQKKPYVVVFVGVNGVGKSTNLAKVAYWLQQHNVSVMMAACDTFRSGAVEQLRTHARRLQIPIFEKGYEKDPAIVAKEAIQEATRNGSDVVLVDTAGRMQDNEPLMRALSKLIYLNNPDLVLFVGEALVGNDAVDQLSKFNQKLADLSTSPFLRLIDGILLTKFDTIDDKVGAALSMVYTSGAPVMFVGCGQSYTDLKKLNVKSIVKTLLK; this is translated from the exons ATGTTAGAGCAGCTGTTAATTTTCACTAGAGGAGGGTTAATCCTTTGGACATGTAATGAGCTTGGAAATGCTCTAAAAGGATCGCCGATTGACACTCTGATCCGATCCTGTCTTTTAGAGGAACGATCCGGTGCTGCTTCTTTTAATTATGATGTTTCCGGTGCTTCTTATACCCTTAAATGGACTTTCCATAACGACCTTGGTCTTGTCTTTGTTGCTGTTTATCAAAAAATTCTCCATTTACTGTATGTCGATGAGTTGCTCGCTATGGTTAAGCTGGCGTTTTCGGATATTTATGATCCTAAACGCATGGAATATAATGATTTTGATGAAACTTTTAGGCAGCTTAGGAAAGAGGCAGAAGCTCGAGCTGAGGAGTTGAAGAAGTCGAAGCAAGTGGGTAAGGCTTTGAATGATAGCAAGAAGCAAGTGCAGGTGAGAAAAGGCGGATTTGATGGAGGAAATAAGAAGAGTGTATCGAATGATGCTGGTGATGGAGATGGGGATGGGAAAGGGAAAGCTTATAAATTGGAGAATGGTCACTCCAATGGTAATGTTGTTGATAATGAAAGGTCTAGAGCAGGTGTTGTTAGTGCTAACGGTAAAGAAAATGCGAGTTCTAATATTTCCGCTTTTGATGTAAGTAAGCTTCAGAAGCGGGGTAAAGGTGCAAAAAAAACTGATACTGTTATTAGTATGGGTcctaaggttgacccaaagaaaaAGATAGCGAAAAAGAATAGAGTTTGGGATGATTCGCCCAAAGAGTCTAAATTGGACTTTACAGATCCTGTGGAGAATGGGCATGAGAATATGGAGGTTGTGGAAACTAATCATGGTGAAAGCATGATGGACAAAGAAGAAATTGTCAGCAGTGACAGTGAGTCTGAAGAGGAAATGGGAAAGGAGACCAAGCCTGATGCTAAGAAGAAGGGATGGTTTGCTTCCATGTTTCAGAG TATTGCTGGAAAGGCAAATTTGGAGAAGTCAGACCTGGAACCAGCTCTGAAAGCTCTCAAGGATAGGTTGATGACCAAGAATGTG GCAGAGGAGATAGCTGAGAAGCTTTGTGAATCAGTCGCAGCTAGTCTTGAAGGTAAAAAGCTGGGATCTTTCACGAGGATATCTTCAACAGTACAG ACTGCAATGGAAGAAGCACTTGTTCGTATTTTAACTCCTAGGCGCTCTATTGACATACTGAGGGATGTTCATGCTGCTAAGGAACAAAAGAAACCATatgttgttgtttttgttgGTGTCAACGGGGTTGGGAAATCCACCAATCTTGCTAAG GTTGCATACTGGCTTCAGCAGCATAATGTTAGCGTTATGATGGCTGCTTGTGATACATTTCGGTCAGGAGCTGTTGAGCAACTGCGTACTCATGCACGTAGACTTCAG ATCCCTATATTTGAAAAGGGCTATGAAAAAGATCCTGCTATTGTAGCAAAGGAAGCAATTCAGGAGGCTACCCGCAATGGTTCTGATGTGGTTCTTGTTGATACTGCTGGTAGAATGCAG GACAATGAACCATTAATGAGAGCTCTCTCGAAGCTTATTTACCTCAACAATCCAGATTTGGTCTTGTTTGTTGGAGAGGCATTGGTTGGAAATGATGCTGTCGATCAACTGTCGAAGTTCAATCAG AAATTAGCTGACCTTTCTACTTCACCTTTCCTAAGATTGATAGATGGGATTCTGCTAACCAAGTTTGATACGATTGACGATAAG GTTGGAGCAGCATTGTCAATGGTTTATACCTCCGGTGCACCGGTCATGTTTGTTGGGTGTGGACAATCCTACACGGATCTCAAGAAGCTGAATGTGAAATCAATTGTGAAGACGCTCCTCAAATGA